The sequence below is a genomic window from Rhizobium gallicum bv. gallicum R602sp.
CATGTTTGCTGCCGCGCCGCGCCTCGAAGGCAAGGGTCAGAATGCCGGCGCAGATCGTCATCGTGCCGATGAGCGCGCCGCCCGAAAGGCTTTCGTTCAACACGAAGCCGCTTGTGGCGGTGATGAGGAGCGGCGCGCAGCCGCGCATCAGCGGATAGACGAGGCCGATATCGCCTGCGCGGTAAGCGGCCGCGACCAATTGAAAATACGCAAATTGCAGGACGGCCGACGCGCCGATGAAGGGCCAGGCCGTTGGCTGCGGCAGCGGCAGAAAGGGCAGGAACGGCAGCGCCGCCACCGCCCCGCCGGCCGAAACAAGCGCCGCGTCCAGCGATTTGTTGGTCCCCGCCTTGATGATCGCATTCCAAGTCGCATGCAGGAATGCACCGAAGAGAACGAGCAGAATGACGTCGAGGGGCACGATGCGGACCGGAATGGGAGAAGGGGAAGGCTAGTTGGGGAGAATGGGTATGAGCCGTGTTGATGCGAAAATCAATCTTGCGAGCGGATTTTGCAACCGGTGGCTGGTCTCCTGCTTGAAAATGAGAATCGTCATGCTCGGTTCCGGCGCTAACGAGCAGTACCTCCGGGGCGTAGCCCACGCGCTCGAAATACGTTTATTTTGGCTGCGTACACTCAACTATGAGGTGTTTCTAATAGACCCAAGAACGAAAAAGGAACAAAAAGAATACAAAAGAAGTTTAATAGATGATAACATTTCTCCGCTTAGTCCATTCTCGATTTATACTTCTGTAATATAGAGATTGTTCTATAATTTTGCTATATCCATTTTGATGCAAACCCAAGTAGCAATTCGAACCGCTTCTGATATACAAAGGCCGGAAGCTGCGTGTTTCCGGCTCTTGCGAAATCGTTTTCGCGTCCGAACGCCTGCTACAGGGAGTGGTTTGGTATGAAGAACATCCCGTCAAGATTGTCGATACTCTGGCAGTTGAGGACCGGGCAGGACCGGTCGTCTCTGGTCGGTATGTTCTTCCACTCCGCATATTCGTTAGCGTCGCAGTACCGACTGTTGCGGACGTAGCGATCGTAAAGCGGAAGGCCGCGCGGCGAGGTCCAGCGGAAGATGACGGCGCCTTGATTGTGGATTGCGGCGCGGGCACTTTGGCAGGTCATGGACATCGGATTGTAGCGGGAGATCGCCAGCGATGGTGAGGCCGCAAGGACAAGTGCTGCGGTGAGAGCGAGTTTTTTCATGGGTTGTTCCTCCTTGGGAACCCGGATGCCTATATATACGCCCGAAGGAACTGTCAGTTTCAACTCTCTGCAAATAATGTCGACTGGAGGAAAGCTGATGAATCACGACCGTTATCCGGACGATTACATTGCCGGAATTTTGAACTCCGTGAAGACGATCGCGCTGACCGGGGCGTCGCCCAATCCGGCCCGGCCGAGCAACGGCGTGATGGGCTATCTCCTGTCGCGCGGCTACAATGTCATTCCCGTCAACCCCGGGCAGGCAGGCAAGCAGATCCAGGGCCAGCTCGTCTATGCCCGGCTTGCCGATATCCCGGTGCCGGTCGATATGGTCGACGTCTTCCGCGCCTCGGAATATCTCCATGGTGTCGTTGATGAAGCTCTGGCTCTTCCCTTGCGGCCGAAGGTGATTTGGTCGCAGCTCGGCGTGCGCGACGATGCCGCCGCAGCGAAGGCGGAGGAAGCTGGCATAAAAGTTGTGATGGACCGCTGCCCGGCAATCGAAATCCCGCGCCTTGCCGCGTGAGTGCACGGATTTTTCTCCAGACGCCCGGTGGTTGAAACGCAAAGCGATTAACATTTGCGGATCGTAGTCTATGCTCCCGCCATCGATAGCGACGGGAGGACGACATGGCGACGAGCGATCCGGGTTTCAACACGCTGGCAATCCATGCCGGTGCGCAGCCGGATCCGGCGACGGGCGCGCGGATAACGCCGATCTATCAGACGACAGCCTTCGTCTTTAACGATTCCGATCACGCGGCCTCGCTCTTTGGCCTGCAGGCCTTCGGCAATATCTATACGCGCATCATGAACCCGACGCAGGCAGTGCTGGAAGAGCGCGTGGCAGCCCTTGAAGGCGGCACGGCAGCGCTTGCCGTGGCTTCGGGTCACGCCGCGCAGGTCATCGTCTTTCATACGATCATGCGTCCGGGCGAGAATTTCGTCGCGGCCAGGCAGCTCTACGGCGGCTCGGTCAATCAGTTCGGCAATGCCTTCGGGAATTTCGGCTGGCAGGTGCGCTGGGCCGATTCCCTCGATCCGGCAAGTTTTGAAAGCCAGATCGATGAGAAGACGCGGGCGATCTTCATCGAAAGCCTGGCCAATCCCGGCGGCACGTTCGTCGACATCGCGGCGATTGCCGAGGTGGCCCACAGGTACGGCCTGCCACTTATCGTCGACAACACGATGGCCACGCCTTACCTCATTCGGCCGATCGAGCATGGCGCCGACATCGTCGTGCATTCGCTGACGAAGTTCCTCGGCGGCCATGGCAATTCCATGGGCGGCATCATCGTCGATGGCGGCACCTTCGACTGGTCAAAGTCCGGCAACTATCCGATGCTGTCCACGCCGCGCCCGGAATATAACGGCATGGTGCTGCATTCGACCTTCGGCAATTTCGCCTTCGCAATCGCCGCCCGCGTGCTCGGCCTTCGCGACCTCGGCCCGGCCATCTCGCCCTTCAACGCCTTCCTGATCCTCACCGGCATCGAAACGCTGCCACTAAGGATGCAGCGCCACAGCGACAATGCCATAGCGGTCGCCAGATGGCTGAAAGCACACAGCAAGGTCGCCTGGGTGAACTATGCGGGTCTCGAAGATGATCCGAACCACACCCTGCAGCAGCGCTATTCGCCGAAGGGTGCAGGCTCGGTCTTTACCTTTGGCGTCAAGGGCGGCTACGAGGCGGGCAAGGCCCTGGTGGAGGGCCTGGAGCTCTTCTCCCACCTCGCCAATATCGGCGATACGCGCTCTCTGGTCATACACCCGGCCTCGACCACCCACCGCCAGCTGACCGACGAACAGAAGACCGCCGCCGGCGCCGGTCCCGATGTCGTCCGCCTCTCGATCGGCATCGAGGACGTAAAGGACATCATCGCCGACCTTGAGCAGTCGCTTTCGAAGATGTGAGGTCCCATGGCAAACAAGATCACCTTCGGCATAGACGGAACTGAACCCGAGTTCGGCGCACCGGACGCGGACCGCATCGTTTCCGGCAATCCGCAGTTTCGCACCTGGAACCTGGAGGCGGCCGAAGGCGGCCTCTATTCGGGCGTCTGGGAGGCGACCCCCGGCAAATGGCGAATTTCCTATGACGAGTGGGAATATTTCAACGTGCTCTGCGGGCACTCGATCGTCACCGAGGACGGCGGCGAGCCGGTGCATCTGAAGGCAGGTGACCGGATGATTCTAAAGCCCGGTTTCAAGGGAACCTGGGAAGTCGTTGAAACGACTCGCAAGGATTATGTGATCCGGGTTTAGGGCGCAGTACCTCTGTCCTTTTCAGTGGCCGGCGACGAATTTCTTTGCAAAGTCCGGCGAAGCGATGCGGTTCATCGCATTGCGCAGCGCTGCGGATTCCGCTTCGCCGAAGGCGTTGTCGAAACGCGAATGCGCCGCGCGCCAAAGCAGCTGCGCCCCTTGCCACTTTTCGACGCCGATCTCCGTCAATCTTGCCCGCTTCACGCGGCGGTCCTTCTCGTCAGGCACGAGTTCCACAAGTCCGTCGCGGATGAGGGGTTTGAGTGTGTGTCCAAGTGCGGAAAGATCCATCACCAAGCCATCGGCCAGGGATTTCAGGGAAGGGTTGCCGTTGAAGTGAATCTGGCTGAGCAGGCCGTATTGCGTCGCCTTGAGCCCGCTTGGTGCCAGCACATCGTCATAGAGCTGGCCGAGTTGCCGGGTGGCGCGGCGCAATGCGCTGTTGCTGCAATAGGCCCAGCTTTCAAAGCCTTCGGTCTTCTCGTCCATAATCGCTCTCCTGAGGCGATGTCTGCGGATTGTTGACGATCAGTCAATCGCCACTTGGAATTTTTCCATCGATTGCTCTTGCGGGAAATCAGGTTCCGAATATGGTGGTATATACCACTAAAAACCTCGGAAAGGATTACCGATGTCTCGCTCGTCCCTTGGAACTGCACTCGTGACCGGCGCTTCCTCGGGGATCGGCGCGACCTATGCCGATCGCCTGGCCAAACGTGGCTATGATCTCCTGCTTGTCGCCCGCGATGCCAGTCGGCTGCATGCGCTTGCTGAAAAGATAACGGCAGAGCGGGGCATCAAGGCAGAGGTGCTGCCGGCCGATCTCACGGAGCGTGAAGATGTCCGCAAGGTCGAACAACGGCTGCGTCAGGATGAAGATATCACGCTTCTCGTCAACAATGCCGGAATCGGTCCGAAAGGCACGCTGCTGGATGATGACATCGACTATCTCGAAACGATGATCGAATTGAATGTCGTAGCCGTGAACCGGCTCGGCATCGCCGCGGCGCAGACATTCGCCAAACGAGGCAAGGGCGCCATCATCAACATCGCGTCGGTCGTCGCGCTGATCGCCGAGCGTTTCAACGGCACCTACAGCGCCACCAAGGCCTTCGTGCTCAATCTGACGCAGGCGATCAACGCCGAAGCGGGGCCGAAGGGCGTGTAGGTCCAGGCCGTGCTTCCCGGATTGACGCGGACCGAAATTTTCGACCGTGTCGGCAGCTCCTTCGACCGGTTCCCGCCGACGATGATCATGGACGTGACGGACATGGTGGATGCGGCACTGGCAGGCTTCGATCAGGGCGAACTCGTCACCATTCCCTCTCTTCCGGACAATGCCGACTGGAACGCGTTTAGCGCTGCCCGTTCGGCGCTTGGCCCCAACCTCTCGCACGACCACCCGGCCGCCCGCTATGGCGCCCCGAGGGTCTGAGGCGCGCACTGTCTTGGACTGCGGCGAACCAACGCAGTTCCAGGTATTTCTGAAGCAAGCGCTCCGTTCCGTTTCGATCAAGGCGCTAGTTCGGAAGTATTACTACAGCTGACCGCGAGCAAATCATATTATATTTAGCTAATTTAACTTGAGATCGCTTTCCAGTATTGAAACCGCCATCCGGCCTTATCTTTGCGCCGGGAATTTCGTCCGTACGCCTCTTTTCACGCAATCAATCAACTCTTCTTGGGCAGGTGACATGCAGGTGTGGAGGGAAACATCCAGAGGGCACCGCCATATCGCTGTATTGCTTGCCGGTCTTTCGATGGCTGTGACAATATTCAATGTCGCCGTGGCCGGCGAGTTTGTGGATATGCAGCTGGTGATCGCGGCTGACGTATCGACATCAATGGATGCGGAGGAAAAGGCGCTGCAGCAGCGGGGCTTCGTCGAAGCGTTCCGGCGCCCGGAAATCATCGAAGCGATCGCAGCAGGCAGGCACGGCCGGATCGCCGTCACTTATGTCGAATGGGGCGGCGACGGACAGCGAAGGCTAGTCATTCCATGGACCCTCATCGCGAATGAGATGGATTCCTGGATGTTTTCGCTGAAGCTTGAGGTGAGTTTACCGGCAAAGATACACCGAGGCACGTCCATCAGCGCCATACTTTCCTATGCCGATTATCTGATCCGCTCCAGCGGCTATGAGGCGACGCGCTCGCTCGTCAATATCTCCGGCGACGGCGTCAACAACAAGGGGCGCGATGTCATGCCCGTCCGCGCCGGGGTCCTTGCCCGCGGAATCACCATCAATGCCCTAGCTGTTGTGTATGGCGGACTGCTGGGCGATGAAGGAGAGGTCATATCGCCCGAAAACTTGCTTGCCTATTTCCGCAGCGAGGTGATCGGCGGACCAGACGCCTTTGCTGAGCCGGTCGCAGCTCCAGAAGAATATTCGCCGGCAATCTATCGCAAGCTTTTGCGCGAAATCTCCAACATGAGCGAAATCGCAGCGATCGGCGATAAGGCCCGGCATCGCTGAGCTTTGGCGGACAATCGTCACCAGGCCAGATTCAGCGCATCCAGCCCGTGGAAGTGGTAGACGTCCTTCACAGACGGCGTCTTCGCCAACTTGAGGCCCGGCAGCCGTTCAAAGAGGATCGGCAGGACGACGTTGAGTTCGAGCCTGGCGAGCGGCGCGCCGATGCAGAAGTGGATGCCGGCCCCGAAGGAGAGGTTAGGCGCTTCGTTTCGGTCGGGCCTGAAGCTCAGCGGATCGGTGAATCTCGCGGGATCGAGATTGGCGGCGGCAAGGATCAGGCTCACCTTGTCGCCCCGCTTGAAGGAGATGCCATCGATCTCAACGGGCTCCAAGGCCCAGCGCTGGAAGATATGCACCGGCGCGCAGATACGCAGCGTTTCCTCGACCGTGCACTCCGTCGCCGCTTCGTCTTTGAACAGTTCGGCGGGATCACATCCGCTTTCCAGGATGACGCGGACCGAGTTGCCGATCTGGTGCACGGTCGCCTCGTGGCCGGCATTGAGGAGCACGATCGTTGTCGAAACCAACTCGGCATCGGTCAGGTACTGGCCCTTGTGCTCCGTGTGGATCATGTGCGTCAGCAGATCGTCGCGCGGGTTGGCGCGGCGCTCGGCAATCACCGTCTTCACATAATCGGAAAAGTCGCTTGCGGCTCGCTCGGCGCCGTCCTCGTCTTCGCGCGTGCGGCCGAAAAGATACATGCGGATATAGGCGTGTGACCAGGCAAGAAGCTGCGGTCCCATTTCTTCCCGAATGCCGATCATGCGGGCGATCATCGTCACCGGGATGATATCGGCGAAGGCGGAAAGCAGTTCGACCTCGCCCTTGTCCTTGAAACCGTCGATGAGCTTGTTCGCGAGCTCCGCAAGCTCCGGCTTCATCTTTTCGACATGGCGTGAGACGAAGGCGCGGTTGACGAGGGTGCGCAGGCGCGTGTGCTCCGGCGGCTCGAGTTCGAGCAGCGAGTAGCGCTCGGCCAGATCGAAATTTGCCAGATGCTGCTCCGGCTCGGCAAGGCCCAGCTCTTCGCGCGTCGCGATATGCAGGATCTGGCGGCCGAAGCGCCGGTCGCGCAGCAAGCCGTTCACATGGTCGTAGCCGGTGAAGAACCACTGCTTCTGCTGTTCCCAGTAGAAGGTCGGACAATGGCAGTGCAGCGCCTTATAGACCTCGTTCGGATTGCCGTAGAAAGCCGGATCGCTGCTGTCGAGTGAAACGCGGCGGGTGGCGGGATCGATCGAGAAAAAGGGCGCTATCATCATGTTCGCAGGCTTAGCGGATTTGACAGGCCCCGAAAAGGTGGATCGGACGGTCAGCTGGCGCGCGACAGCGAGCCCATCCGCCGGAGCGCGTCGACCTGATCGTCAACCGTCGGGACCAACTCGCCGGCATTCTTGTCCATTTCCGCAGGTGCGGGGGCGGCGGCTTCTTCCGCCCCGAAAATGACACTGCAGTTCCGGCCAGCGGCCTTTGCCGCATAGAGTGCACGGTCGGCTGCGGAAATCAGCTTGTCCATATTGGTTTCGGCCGCAGAGCTGAGCGCAATGCCGATGCTGACGGTGGCCGGCACGATCGCCTCGCCGGTTGCGACCGGCACGCGGCAGAATTCGGCGCGGATCGATTCAGCAAGCGCCTCCGCCTCCATCTGGTCGGAAACGATCGCGAAGGCTGCGAATTCCTCGCCTCCCATGCGGCCAAAGACGTTGTCCGGCACGAACTGGCGCGCCGTCCTCGCAAATGCCGAAAGAACGGCGTCGCCCGCCTGATGGCCGAAACGGTCGTTGACGCGTTTGAAATGATCGAGATCGAAAAGCAGGACTGCGATCTGGCGCTTGTCGTCGAAGGCCTTCTCATGCATTGCATCGAACCGGGCGAAAAGGCCGCGGCGGTTCCAGACGCCGGTCAATGAATCGGTGAGGCTCAAGGCGCGCAAGTGCTTTTCGGAACGTTCCATGACCATGCGGCAGGTGAATGCGAAGGCGATCGTCAGCAGAAAGGCGCTCGCCATGGCAGCTGCGCCGCTGTAGTTGGTCGCTTCTGCGTCGCTCGGCAAGGTCACGGCCATCGTCAGAGCCACGGCAAAGCAGAGCCATGCCTGGCCGATGAAGACGGCGGCAAGTTTGCCGCGCGTCGGTTCGCGGCGCATGCCGGCGCTGCAGACGGCCATGGCAAGGCCGGTGGCGCCGGTCGCCGAAGCAAGATTGTAAAGGATGACGCGGTTGCCGTAGTCGTCGTTGACCCAGGGCAGGTAAACGCCGGCAAGCCATATCGCCGGCGGCAGCAGCGCCCACCATTCGATCTTCCGGCGATCGAGCGCCATGAAGCCTGCAACCCAGGCGCTCTGGCCGAGGAGTGCGGTCGCATTGCCGGCCTCAATCGACAGGATATCGGGGATTTGGCTGCGCAGCGCGATCATGGCAAAACCGGTGCCGCTCAACAGGAACCCGAGGCTCCAATGAAGATAGGCCCTGTTGCGGACGTTATGGCGCCAGGCCATGAACAGCAGCAACGCGAGCGTCATGGCTTCCGCGCACCAGATGGCTAATCCTGTAGTAATATTAAACACGGCAACACCCCTTGGAATGCGGGCAGTTTCGCCGCCGAAATTCTCCAGTCGATTAATGCCGGAACGCCTTGTGCCCTATATTCGCCATTAGGCTTTCCACAAGGTAAACCGCCTCAGGGACTATCCGAGTGTATTTAGGGTTCGTTCATCCTGTCGCGGAGAAAAGCTGTGAGCGCGCTTGGTGGCCTCTCCCGGTCAAGCGGCAGCTGGGAGATAGCCCTGTCATGAGGTTCATCCTGCGCCGGGCTCCGCTTCTTAACGTTATCCTTATGCGTGTCTTGAAGAAGAGGGCGGTGACACTCTATGTAGGGATGAAGCATTTTCTTTGATTCCCGGCGGCAGCCGGCAGACGTTGGCAAAGGACGCACATGAGAAACCCAGTCGATACCGCTATGGCCCTCGTGCCGATGGTCGTGGAACAGACCAATCGCGGTGAACGCTCCTACGACATCTATTCCCGCCTGCTGAAGGAACGCATCATCTTCCTGACGGGCGCCGTCGAGGATCACATGGCGACGCTCGTCTGCGCCCAGCTTCTCTTCCTCGAGGCCGAAAACCCGAAGAAGGAAATCGCGCTCTATATCAATTCGCCGGGCGGCGTCGTGAGTGCCGGCATGGCGATCTATGACACGATGCAGTTCATCAAGCCCGCCGTTTCGACGCTTTGCATCGGCCAGGCGGCCTCGATGGGCTCGCTGCTTCTGGCCGCCGGCCACAAGGATATGCGCTTTGCCACTCCGAATTCCCGCATCATGGTTCACCAGCCCTCAGGCGGCTTCCAGGGGCAGGCATCCGACATCGAGCGCCACGCCAAGGATATCCTGAAGATGAAGCGCCGGCTGAACGAGGTCTACGTGAAGCATACCGGCCGCAGCTACGAAGAAGTTGAAAAGACCCTCGACCGTGACCACTTCATGGATGCCGACGAGGCTCAGAGCTGGGGCGTGATCGACAAGGTCCTGACGTCGCGCATCGAAATGGAAGGTGATCAGGCCTAGTAATTAATAGGGATGGTGTTTTTGCCGCCACAGTTCTATCCCATTTGTGATTGAACAAGGGGTTTAATGCGGTAGCGAAGACGCTAATAGTAACTATTAATGCTATGTTGAATCTGTATGACATAGCATTCGGCATTCGAAGGGGAGTTCGTTGCCGCCGGAACCCGGGCATGTTTTGGCTGGGTACCGGTTTATACCCCTTAAAGCCTTGGCCGGCTGATGCTCCGGTGGGAGCAGGCCGGCGGGCCATTGAGTGGACCGCGATTTCACCTTGAAATGCGGCGTGCTGGAAGGAAAGTGATATGAGCAAGGTCAGCGGCAGCAACGGCGGCGACTCCAAGAATACCCTGTATTGTTCGTTCTGCGGAAAGAGCCAGCACGAAGTCCGGAAGCTAATCGCCGGGCCGACCGTCTTCATCTGCGATGAATGCGTCGAACTGTGCATGGACATCATCCGCGAGGAGAACAAGTCCTCGATGGTCAAGTCTCGCGACGGCGTTCCCACGCCCCAGGACATCATCAAGGTTCTCGACGAATACGTCATCGGCCAGCGGCAGGCGAAAAAGATACTGTCGGTTGCCGTCCACAACCATTACAAGCGCCTGGCGCATGCCACCAAGAACAGTGAAGTCGAACTGGCAAAATCGAACATCATGTTGGTCGGCCCGACCGGCTGCGGCAAGACCTATCTCGCCCAGACGCTCGCCCGCATCATCGACGTTCCCTTCACGATGGCCGATGCAACGACGCTGACCGAAGCCGGCTATGTCGGTGAAGACGTCGAAAACATCATCCTGAAGCTTCTGCAGTCCGCCGACTACAATGTCGAGCGCGCCCAGCGCGGCATCGTCTATATCGACGAGGTCGACAAGATCTCCCGCAAGTCCGACAATCCCTCGATTACTCGCGACGTGTCGGGCGAGGGCGTGCAGCAGGCGCTTCTGAAGATCATGGAAGGCACGGTCGCTTCCGTTCCTCCGCAGGGCGGCCGCAAGCATCCGCAGCAGGAATTCCTGCAGGTCGACACGACGAACATCCTGTTCATCTGCGGCGGCGCCTTCGCGGGTCTGGACAAGATCATCTCGGCACGCGGCGAGAAGACATCGATCGGCTTCGGTGCGACCGTCAAGGCGCCGGATGACCGCCGCGTCGGCGAGGTGCTGCGCGAACTCGAGCCGGAAGATCTGGTGAAGTTTGGCCTCATTCCGGAATTCATCGGTCGTCTGCCGGTACTGGCAACGCTCGAAGACCTCGATGAGGATGCGCTGATCCAGATTCTTTCGGAACCGAAGAACGCACTCATCAAGCAGTATCAGCGCCTGTTCGAGATGGAAGACGTGGAGCTCACTTTCCATGAGGACGCGCTCCGCGAAATCGCCCGCAAGGCGATCGTACGCAAGACCGGTGCCCGTGGCCTTCGCTCGATCATGGAAAAGATCCTGCTCGATACGATGTTCGAACTGCCGGCGCTGGAAGGCGTTCGCGAAGTCGTTATCTCCGAGGAAGTTGCCCGCGGTTCTGCCCGTCCGCTCTACATCTATGCAGACCGGCAGGAGGAAAAGGCAAACGCCTCGGCCTGATGCCCGTCCTCGTATGGTTAGATTTAGGGGCTTGCCGAAGGCAGGCCCCTTTCTATTTGAAAAACCGTGTATGGTCCTGTTAATAATGGCTGGCAAGACTGGGAAAACGCTATTGCTGACGTTGCGGAATGTTCCGTCCTTGGGGATGATGGAATGATTCCATAGCGGGTTTTCCGGCCTGGTGTTTTAGCCGGTTCGAAAGCGGTAAGCGTCGATCCAGTTAGGCGCTTCATTGTACTAGCGTTCCGTTGTAATAAAGCTGTCACAACCGTGGAACGCGGGCGTTAGCGTGGCTTGAAATGCATAGTCAGAACCTCCACTTGTAGCCCAAGTGAGAGCGCCGGCCGATCGCATGCGGCCGCGCAAAGAGCCCGGAAACGGGACGATGGAAAGGAAATAAAATGACGAAGAAAACGTCTGTAGCGAGCAGCACTGCCTATCCTGTTTTGCCCCTGCGCGACATCGTGGTCTTCCCCCATATGATCGTGCCGCTGTTCGTCGGACGGGAAAAGTCGATCCGCGCGCTTGAAGAGGTCATGGGTTCTGACAAGCAGATCATGCTGGTCACCCAGATCAACGCAAGCGATGATGATCCGGATCCTTCAGCAATTCATAATGTCGGCACGGTTGCCAATGTTCTGCAGCTCCTGAAGCTGCCCGACGGCACCGTGAAGGTTCTTGTCGAAGGCCGCGCCCGTGCCGAGATCGATGCCTATACCAGCCGCGAGGATTTCTACGAGGCGCTCGGCCATGTGCTTGACGAGCCGCATGACGACCCGGTCGAGCTGGAAGCGCTGTCGCGCTCCGTCGTTTCGGAGTTCGAGAGCTATGTGAAGCTCAACAAGAAGATCTCGCCTGAAGTGGTCGGCGCTGCCAGCCAGATCGACGATTATTCCAAGCTCGCCGATACGGTTGCTTCGCACCTTTCGATCAAGATTACCGAAAAGCAGGAGATGCTGGAAACCACCAGCGTTAAGGCTCGCCTCGAAAAGGCGCTCGGTTTCATGGAAGGCGAGATTTCGGTCCTGCAGGTCGAAAAGCGCATCCGCTCGCGCGTCAAGCGACAGATGGAGAAGACCCAGCGCGAATACTACCTCAATGAGCAGATGAAGGCGATCCAGAAGGAGCTCGGAGACGGCGAGGAAGGCCGCGACGAAATGGCCGAACTGGAAGAGCGCATCTCCAAGACCAAGCTTTCCAAGGAAGCGCGCGAGAAGGCTGACGCGGAGCTGAAGAAGCTGCGCCAGATGAGCCCGATGTCTGCCGAAGCAACCGTCGTGCGCAACTATCTCGACTGGCTGCTCGGCATTCCGTGGGGCAAGAAATCGAAGATAAAGTCGGACCTCAACCACGCAGAGCAGATCCTCGAAGCCGATCACTTCGGCCTGGACAAGGTCAAGGAGCGGATCGTCGAGTATCTCGCCGTGCAGGCCCGTGCAGCCAAGCTCAAGGGCCCGATCTTGTGCCTCGTCGGCCCTCCGGGCGTCGGCAAGACCTCGCTTGCGCAGTCGATTGCCAAGGCGACCGGCCGTGAGTATGTCCGTATGGCGCTCGGCGGCGTTCGCGATGAAGCCGAAATCCGCGGTCACCGCCGCACCTATATCGGCTCGATGCCCGGCAAGGTCATCCAGTCGATGAAGAAGGCGAAGAAGTCCAATCCGCTCTTCCTGCTCGACGAGATCGACAAGATGGGCATGGATTTCCGCGGCGATCCGTCCTCGGCCCTGCTCGAAGTGCTCGACCCGGCCCAGAATTCGACCTTCATGGATCACTACCTGGAAGTGGAATACGACCTGTCGGACGTGATGTTCATCACGACGGCGAATACGCTGAACATCCCGGCACCTTTGATGGACCGCATGGAGATCATCCGTATCGCCGGCTACACCGAAGACGAAAAGCGCGAGATCGCCAAGCGGCACCTGCTGCCGAAGGCCATCAAGGAACATGCGTTGCAGCCGGAGGAATTTTCCGTCAGCGACGATGCCCTGATGGCGATCAGCCAGCAATACACCCGCGAAGCCGGCGTGCGTAACTTCGAGCGCGAACTTATGAAGCTCGCCCGCAAGGCGGTGACCGAGATCATCAAGGGCAAGGCGAAGTCGGTCGCCGTCACGGCCGCCAACATCGACGACTATCTGGGCGTTCCGCGCTTCCGCCACGGCGAAGCCGAGCGCGAGGACCAGGTCGGCGTGGTCACCGGTCTTGCCTGGACCGAAGTCGGCGGCGAGCTGTTGACGATCGAAGGCGTGATGATGCCGGGCAAGGGCCGCATGACGGTCACAGGCAACCTGAAGGAAGTCATGAAGGAGTCGATCTCCGCTGCGGCCTCGTACGTTCGCTCGCGCGCTGTCGATTTCGGCATCGAGCCGCCGCGCTTTGACAAGAGCGACATCCACGTGCACGTGCCGGAAGGCGCGACGCCGAAGGATGGCCCCTCGGCCGGTGTCGCCATGGCAACCGCGATCGTCTCGATCATGACCGGCATTGCGGTCAACAAGGATGTTGCCATGACCGGCGAGATCACCCTTCGCGGCCGCGTTCTGCCGATCGGCGGCCTGAAGGAAAAGCTGCTCGCAGCGCTTCGCGGCGGCATCAAGAAGGTGCTGATCCCGG
It includes:
- a CDS encoding EamA family transporter, with amino-acid sequence MPLDVILLVLFGAFLHATWNAIIKAGTNKSLDAALVSAGGAVAALPFLPFLPLPQPTAWPFIGASAVLQFAYFQLVAAAYRAGDIGLVYPLMRGCAPLLITATSGFVLNESLSGGALIGTMTICAGILTLAFEARRGSKHAIMLALVNACVIATYTYVDGIGARVSGNAVSYTLWMALLPPVLLFAWAISRRGLLAVAVHVRYNWWRGLIGGTGSIASYGFALWAMTKAPVATVAALRETSILFALIISVLVLKEKASPWRYLAGVIIASGGLILKLG
- a CDS encoding CoA-binding protein; the encoded protein is MNHDRYPDDYIAGILNSVKTIALTGASPNPARPSNGVMGYLLSRGYNVIPVNPGQAGKQIQGQLVYARLADIPVPVDMVDVFRASEYLHGVVDEALALPLRPKVIWSQLGVRDDAAAAKAEEAGIKVVMDRCPAIEIPRLAA
- a CDS encoding O-acetylhomoserine aminocarboxypropyltransferase; translation: MATSDPGFNTLAIHAGAQPDPATGARITPIYQTTAFVFNDSDHAASLFGLQAFGNIYTRIMNPTQAVLEERVAALEGGTAALAVASGHAAQVIVFHTIMRPGENFVAARQLYGGSVNQFGNAFGNFGWQVRWADSLDPASFESQIDEKTRAIFIESLANPGGTFVDIAAIAEVAHRYGLPLIVDNTMATPYLIRPIEHGADIVVHSLTKFLGGHGNSMGGIIVDGGTFDWSKSGNYPMLSTPRPEYNGMVLHSTFGNFAFAIAARVLGLRDLGPAISPFNAFLILTGIETLPLRMQRHSDNAIAVARWLKAHSKVAWVNYAGLEDDPNHTLQQRYSPKGAGSVFTFGVKGGYEAGKALVEGLELFSHLANIGDTRSLVIHPASTTHRQLTDEQKTAAGAGPDVVRLSIGIEDVKDIIADLEQSLSKM
- a CDS encoding cupin domain-containing protein; translation: MANKITFGIDGTEPEFGAPDADRIVSGNPQFRTWNLEAAEGGLYSGVWEATPGKWRISYDEWEYFNVLCGHSIVTEDGGEPVHLKAGDRMILKPGFKGTWEVVETTRKDYVIRV
- a CDS encoding MarR family winged helix-turn-helix transcriptional regulator, with translation MDEKTEGFESWAYCSNSALRRATRQLGQLYDDVLAPSGLKATQYGLLSQIHFNGNPSLKSLADGLVMDLSALGHTLKPLIRDGLVELVPDEKDRRVKRARLTEIGVEKWQGAQLLWRAAHSRFDNAFGEAESAALRNAMNRIASPDFAKKFVAGH
- a CDS encoding DUF1194 domain-containing protein — its product is MAVTIFNVAVAGEFVDMQLVIAADVSTSMDAEEKALQQRGFVEAFRRPEIIEAIAAGRHGRIAVTYVEWGGDGQRRLVIPWTLIANEMDSWMFSLKLEVSLPAKIHRGTSISAILSYADYLIRSSGYEATRSLVNISGDGVNNKGRDVMPVRAGVLARGITINALAVVYGGLLGDEGEVISPENLLAYFRSEVIGGPDAFAEPVAAPEEYSPAIYRKLLREISNMSEIAAIGDKARHR
- a CDS encoding cytochrome P450, yielding MMIAPFFSIDPATRRVSLDSSDPAFYGNPNEVYKALHCHCPTFYWEQQKQWFFTGYDHVNGLLRDRRFGRQILHIATREELGLAEPEQHLANFDLAERYSLLELEPPEHTRLRTLVNRAFVSRHVEKMKPELAELANKLIDGFKDKGEVELLSAFADIIPVTMIARMIGIREEMGPQLLAWSHAYIRMYLFGRTREDEDGAERAASDFSDYVKTVIAERRANPRDDLLTHMIHTEHKGQYLTDAELVSTTIVLLNAGHEATVHQIGNSVRVILESGCDPAELFKDEAATECTVEETLRICAPVHIFQRWALEPVEIDGISFKRGDKVSLILAAANLDPARFTDPLSFRPDRNEAPNLSFGAGIHFCIGAPLARLELNVVLPILFERLPGLKLAKTPSVKDVYHFHGLDALNLAW